Proteins from one Mercurialis annua linkage group LG7, ddMerAnnu1.2, whole genome shotgun sequence genomic window:
- the LOC126655571 gene encoding uncharacterized protein LOC126655571 isoform X1, giving the protein MDEVDFKVLQSKSGPDRLRRMIGPMYITAKELVKFTNGFSEDNFIGKFQFGEIYRGFDYRKEEVIVKVWNNELHNVRPGENEARFSDEIRVHECFESHNFHPNLAKPFAFCNHENQLAVVYHLQPRAIDTLLNLIEKDSFTWPQRIKVALGFASLLQFMHSESQSPTRLPYLIRNIDAAHIMVDEDHEAVLFDLSMISGGILIDKRNLPDQYVNGCHGYIDPVGAYPGKWSDKCDVFSFGVLILSLISKRVCKDIGDSSPVYEWAKKEYKSKSSSINFCKSHSSLVHQSLESGPEFYSSDAIAITKLAMRCVQHDPQKRPKMKRVVGCLRNSNVARNYADNWEINKILNGDVGILQHDSRSGKKSKEHLKWHQKRVLRFFPSRLIASRNFKDSNYSWKDKESVRLTKWLHGYFFQITLSKRHFCRDIRGGNHSLIGGSSVEGKGNALKVFSYENLCMFTNKFSEQNRIGNVQYGEVFRGKINDKNVMVKIWKVNNELYLADWSHNTDRLWDEMALLQDPKLISHPNLVKLIGYCYEEDGFGVVYDLDPHDTVRRLVPSEDGFTWLQRIKVGYEFASLLKFLHAPNPPYEPCRVRNIDASHIVLDKEYSPKLFEFGICSGGIILDDRYKRNRYACGSGEYIDPHPYTAYFGGSLATRSDVYAYGCILLSLISKQISTFEEIRNGTLCISEWAVEAYESQRSKKGSVSLVHESLKNDDGFNENDGVALTKLALQCVDMEGCKRPTMKQVVKRLLKLHAVGNHAKDLGIKYKNR; this is encoded by the exons ATGGATGAGGTGGATTTCAAAGTTTTGCAATCGAAATCAGGCCCAGACAGATTAAGGAGAATGATTGGGCCGATGTATATAACGGCCAAAGAACTGGTGAAATTTACGAACGGATTCAGTGAAGATAATTTTATTGGAAAATTTCAATTCGGAGAAATTTACCGCGGATTTGATTATCGTAAAGAAGAAGTTATCGTTAAGGTTTGGAATAATGAGCTGCATAATGTTCGTCCTGGAGAAAATGAAGCCAGATTTTCT GACGAAATTCGGGTGCATGAGTGTTTTGAAAGTCACAATTTTCATCCAAATTTGGCTAAGCCGTTTGCATTTTGCAACCACGAGAATCAATTGGCTGTTGTTTACCATCTTCAGCCACGAGCCATTGACACGCTCCTTAATCTCATTGAAAAAG ATAGCTTTACCTGGCCGCAAAGGATCAAGGTTgctcttggatttgcttctttaCTTCAATTCATGCATTCTGAGAGCCAGAGTCCAACACGTTTGCCGTATCTTATTCGTAATATTGATGCTGCTCATATAATGGTTGATGAG GATCATGAAGCAGTGTTGTTTGATTTAAGCATGATTTCTGGTGGAATTCTCATCGACAAAAGAAACCTTCCAGATCAATATGTCAATGGATGTCATGGTTATATCGATCCAGTTGGGGCATATCCAG GTAAATGGTCAGACAAATGTGATGTTTTTTCGTTTGGCGTTCTGATCTTATCTTTAATTAGCAAAAGAGTCTGCAAAGACATTGGTGATTCTTCCCCAGTGTATGAATGGGCTAAGAAAGAGTACAAATCGAAAAGTTCATctattaatttttgtaaaagccATTCTTCGCTTGTGCATCAGAGCCTCGAATCAGGACCAGAATTCTACTCTAGTGATGCAATTGCTATTACAAAATTGGCGATGCGTTGTGTTCAGCATGATCCTCAAAAGAGACCAAAAATGAAGAGGGTTGTTGGATGTCTACGGAATTCGAATGTTGCTCGAAATTATGCGGATAATTGGGAAATTAACAAGATACTCAATGGTGATGTTGGTATATTGCAACATGATAGCCGTTCAG GGAAGAAATCTAAGGAACATTTAAAATGGCACCAGAAACGTGTTTTGCGATTCTTTCCTTCTAGACTCATAGCTTCCAGAAATTTCAAAGACTCTAATTATAGTTGGAAAG ATAAAGAATCTGTGCGACTTACAAAATGGCTTCATGGATATTTCTTTCAAATCACTCTTTCCAAACGCCACTTTTGTAGAGATATAAGAGGCGGTAATCACAGTTTAATAG GGGGAAGTTCTGTTGAAGGAAAAGGTAATGCACTAAAAGTGTTTTCTTATGAAAACCTATGCATGTTCACCAATAAATTTAGTGAACAAAACCGCATTGGAAATGTCCAATACGGAGAAGTTTTCCGTGGTaagataaatgataaaaacGTGATGGTGAAGATTTGGAAAGTGAATAATGAATTGTATCTAGCTGATTGGTCTCATAATACAGACAGGTTATGG GATGAGATGGCATTGCTTCAGGATCCCAAACTTATATCTCATCCAAACTTGGTTAAATTGATCGGATACTGCTATGAGGAAGATGGTTTCGGTGTTGTGTATGATCTTGATCCACACGATACAGTACGTCGTCTTGTGCCTAGCGAAG ATGGCTTTACTTGGCTGCAGAGGATTAAGGTTGGATATGAATTTGCCAGCCTCCTTAAGTTTCTTCATGCTCCTAATCCACCCTATGAGCCATGTAGAGTTCGCAACATAGATGCTTCTCATATTGTACTTGACAAG GAGTACAGCccaaaattatttgaatttgggATTTGCAGTGGTGGAATCATTCTTGATGATAGATATAAAAGGAACAGGTATGCATGTGGAAGCGGGGAATACATTGATCCGCATCCTTATACTGCTTATTTTGGAG GCTCGCTGGCGACAAGATCTGATGTTTATGCTTATGGCTGTATACTCCTGAGCTTGATATCGAAACAAATTTCTACATTTGAGGAGATAAGGAATGGCACTCTTTGCATTAGTGAATGGGCTGTCGAAGCATACGAGTCGCAGAGATCGAAGAAAGGCTCGGTGTCGCTTGTGCATGAAAGCCTAAAGAATGATGATGGTTTTAATGAAAATGATGGAGTTGCGCTTACAAAGTTGGCACTGCAATGTGTAGATATGGAAGGATGTAAGAGGCCTACCATGAAACAAGTTGTGAAGCGTTTACTGAAGCTACATGCTGTTGGCAATCACGCCAAAGACTTGGGCATCAAGTACAAGAATCGCTAG
- the LOC126655571 gene encoding uncharacterized protein LOC126655571 isoform X2 encodes MDEVDFKVLQSKSGPDRLRRMIGPMYITAKELVKFTNGFSEDNFIGKFQFGEIYRGFDYRKEEVIVKDEIRVHECFESHNFHPNLAKPFAFCNHENQLAVVYHLQPRAIDTLLNLIEKDSFTWPQRIKVALGFASLLQFMHSESQSPTRLPYLIRNIDAAHIMVDEDHEAVLFDLSMISGGILIDKRNLPDQYVNGCHGYIDPVGAYPGKWSDKCDVFSFGVLILSLISKRVCKDIGDSSPVYEWAKKEYKSKSSSINFCKSHSSLVHQSLESGPEFYSSDAIAITKLAMRCVQHDPQKRPKMKRVVGCLRNSNVARNYADNWEINKILNGDVGILQHDSRSGKKSKEHLKWHQKRVLRFFPSRLIASRNFKDSNYSWKDKESVRLTKWLHGYFFQITLSKRHFCRDIRGGNHSLIGGSSVEGKGNALKVFSYENLCMFTNKFSEQNRIGNVQYGEVFRGKINDKNVMVKIWKVNNELYLADWSHNTDRLWDEMALLQDPKLISHPNLVKLIGYCYEEDGFGVVYDLDPHDTVRRLVPSEDGFTWLQRIKVGYEFASLLKFLHAPNPPYEPCRVRNIDASHIVLDKEYSPKLFEFGICSGGIILDDRYKRNRYACGSGEYIDPHPYTAYFGGSLATRSDVYAYGCILLSLISKQISTFEEIRNGTLCISEWAVEAYESQRSKKGSVSLVHESLKNDDGFNENDGVALTKLALQCVDMEGCKRPTMKQVVKRLLKLHAVGNHAKDLGIKYKNR; translated from the exons ATGGATGAGGTGGATTTCAAAGTTTTGCAATCGAAATCAGGCCCAGACAGATTAAGGAGAATGATTGGGCCGATGTATATAACGGCCAAAGAACTGGTGAAATTTACGAACGGATTCAGTGAAGATAATTTTATTGGAAAATTTCAATTCGGAGAAATTTACCGCGGATTTGATTATCGTAAAGAAGAAGTTATCGTTAAG GACGAAATTCGGGTGCATGAGTGTTTTGAAAGTCACAATTTTCATCCAAATTTGGCTAAGCCGTTTGCATTTTGCAACCACGAGAATCAATTGGCTGTTGTTTACCATCTTCAGCCACGAGCCATTGACACGCTCCTTAATCTCATTGAAAAAG ATAGCTTTACCTGGCCGCAAAGGATCAAGGTTgctcttggatttgcttctttaCTTCAATTCATGCATTCTGAGAGCCAGAGTCCAACACGTTTGCCGTATCTTATTCGTAATATTGATGCTGCTCATATAATGGTTGATGAG GATCATGAAGCAGTGTTGTTTGATTTAAGCATGATTTCTGGTGGAATTCTCATCGACAAAAGAAACCTTCCAGATCAATATGTCAATGGATGTCATGGTTATATCGATCCAGTTGGGGCATATCCAG GTAAATGGTCAGACAAATGTGATGTTTTTTCGTTTGGCGTTCTGATCTTATCTTTAATTAGCAAAAGAGTCTGCAAAGACATTGGTGATTCTTCCCCAGTGTATGAATGGGCTAAGAAAGAGTACAAATCGAAAAGTTCATctattaatttttgtaaaagccATTCTTCGCTTGTGCATCAGAGCCTCGAATCAGGACCAGAATTCTACTCTAGTGATGCAATTGCTATTACAAAATTGGCGATGCGTTGTGTTCAGCATGATCCTCAAAAGAGACCAAAAATGAAGAGGGTTGTTGGATGTCTACGGAATTCGAATGTTGCTCGAAATTATGCGGATAATTGGGAAATTAACAAGATACTCAATGGTGATGTTGGTATATTGCAACATGATAGCCGTTCAG GGAAGAAATCTAAGGAACATTTAAAATGGCACCAGAAACGTGTTTTGCGATTCTTTCCTTCTAGACTCATAGCTTCCAGAAATTTCAAAGACTCTAATTATAGTTGGAAAG ATAAAGAATCTGTGCGACTTACAAAATGGCTTCATGGATATTTCTTTCAAATCACTCTTTCCAAACGCCACTTTTGTAGAGATATAAGAGGCGGTAATCACAGTTTAATAG GGGGAAGTTCTGTTGAAGGAAAAGGTAATGCACTAAAAGTGTTTTCTTATGAAAACCTATGCATGTTCACCAATAAATTTAGTGAACAAAACCGCATTGGAAATGTCCAATACGGAGAAGTTTTCCGTGGTaagataaatgataaaaacGTGATGGTGAAGATTTGGAAAGTGAATAATGAATTGTATCTAGCTGATTGGTCTCATAATACAGACAGGTTATGG GATGAGATGGCATTGCTTCAGGATCCCAAACTTATATCTCATCCAAACTTGGTTAAATTGATCGGATACTGCTATGAGGAAGATGGTTTCGGTGTTGTGTATGATCTTGATCCACACGATACAGTACGTCGTCTTGTGCCTAGCGAAG ATGGCTTTACTTGGCTGCAGAGGATTAAGGTTGGATATGAATTTGCCAGCCTCCTTAAGTTTCTTCATGCTCCTAATCCACCCTATGAGCCATGTAGAGTTCGCAACATAGATGCTTCTCATATTGTACTTGACAAG GAGTACAGCccaaaattatttgaatttgggATTTGCAGTGGTGGAATCATTCTTGATGATAGATATAAAAGGAACAGGTATGCATGTGGAAGCGGGGAATACATTGATCCGCATCCTTATACTGCTTATTTTGGAG GCTCGCTGGCGACAAGATCTGATGTTTATGCTTATGGCTGTATACTCCTGAGCTTGATATCGAAACAAATTTCTACATTTGAGGAGATAAGGAATGGCACTCTTTGCATTAGTGAATGGGCTGTCGAAGCATACGAGTCGCAGAGATCGAAGAAAGGCTCGGTGTCGCTTGTGCATGAAAGCCTAAAGAATGATGATGGTTTTAATGAAAATGATGGAGTTGCGCTTACAAAGTTGGCACTGCAATGTGTAGATATGGAAGGATGTAAGAGGCCTACCATGAAACAAGTTGTGAAGCGTTTACTGAAGCTACATGCTGTTGGCAATCACGCCAAAGACTTGGGCATCAAGTACAAGAATCGCTAG